A stretch of DNA from Juglans microcarpa x Juglans regia isolate MS1-56 chromosome 5D, Jm3101_v1.0, whole genome shotgun sequence:
TCATGTCACTACTCCTCTTGCataccaaaattgaaaaaaaaaaaatcccactcaaactcaaaaaaaaatcataagcaAACAAAACCTTAGAGCTGCTAGTATAACGCCAACATCATTCacacaaaaattgaaacaaaatcctAACTTCATGTTCATAACCTAGATCCATTAAAGTAGCAATCCAGTTCTAATTACctccatcacaaagcacctcacaACTCTAAGCCACCAACACAGAAtaaagagatgagagagagagagagagatgctggGGGAGAGATGACCAACCGACAAGGATGAAGAGCATGGTGGTTGTGGTGGCGGAGCAGGATCGAGGAGGcgtagagatgagagagagaccaagaggTGCTCGGCGCCATAGAGTGGTTCCTAAGAGATGTagtagagagagaaacagagaaaggGAGGACCTCGGGTTGCTGGGCTACGGGTGGACGAGAATGGGGCTCCAAAGAAGGACTAGTGATGGCATCGAGGTGTGAGCGGTGGCAAAAGATGCCCTAGCTGCAACGATATAGAGAAatccgagagagagaaaggtgaTGCCAGATTCgggaaaaatgaaatttcctGTGTGGGGGCTAggggagaaggagggggtggcTATCAAGGTGAGGTGGAGGTGGCATGGTGTGGTCGTTGGTGACAGGTTGTGCTCGGTGCCGTgggttgagggagaagagggattggggaGACAGGGGGAGGGTAAAGAAGAAGGGAAACATGggctatttaattttagtagCTTTTGTAGTGAGATTAACTTGCTACAAATGCTACAGACGTCGCCACAATTGAAGAATTGCTCATTTTCGGCAACTTTAAAAATTGTTGGAACTACTCATTTCTGGCGACTAAAGATTATTCGGAAATAGTCTTCCACAATTGTTTTAGACGGATATTTTCGACCTGTTTTATTCGTCAATAACAAGCATAAATTCGCCGCATAAAGTATATATTGTGGCAATTTTCCTATTCGTCGTAAATAAAATGTCGTTAtagtcttaaattttatttgtgactacaaaaatcgccgcaaaatgTCTAAAAATCTTCGCAAATAAGTGAACTGTAAATTCAGCATCATCATTTTGAATATATTGCGTTGGATTTAGcggcaaaagaaaaatcatcgcAAATAAGGCCTGTTTGCGGTATTTTTTTTGCGACGATCTTAAAATCACTAGAAAAtgcctgatttcttgtagtgagatggtagagtgagttttataggattcatttgaaatgagtttaaatgtgtttggatgttaagatgagtttagatgtattatgagaagttaaaaaaaattgtggatcccacgtgtaaagaagtgttgaattgaaaaagattatgaatctcatgtgtaaaataattttgacttgaaatgaatttagtaaataagagttaaatatttaaatattagacctaacttaaaattaactaaCAAACGAGCCTATGTTCTCCAAATGGCTAAACATTCTGCTAATGcatgtttaaatgattttttgaagTACATAAAAAAGCAAGATTTTTTGAAGCacgtaaaaaagaaagaatattacCAACACTCTCTGATGAGGTTGTGTGTCTGTTTAAAATACTTGCGTGTGTTTTATTGGCTATGTCGAAAGTGCATGTAACCTTTCTAcctttattcaaaataaaagaagggAGCACTATCCGACAACCTTTtgcaatataaattattaaaattaccgCATCCCaaccttaaattatatatatatatatatataaattaacacTTTAATGTCTTAATTAAGTTATAATCTTATTATTGACTTGGCAGATTTGATCTTTAAAATGTATAGAGCACATCTAAAAAAAGAGTatatacacacaacatattttcacaacacattttataataatgttatgagataaatgtatttttataaagtaatattacataaaattactccttatttaacacattattgtgaaatgtgttgtgaaaaatattgtgtataaatcatttttcctaaaaaaatacttacatattataatttaatttaaaaaacaaatttaaatttaaattttaacaatcAAATGTTACAATTTCTTCCCCAACTAAACAAAAGATCTTGATGAAATTGTCACATATGAGATTTAGCACAATTTTGTTAAAGAACTTTGATATTCATCATTCCTACACAtcatatctatttttattttttatatttttttagttttattcttcttaaactaattaaatttttctactcatcatccatcacacatttggtaagagaacaaaattttaaaaattaaaaaattatgtatggtaGGTAATGTGAGGATGAATCGGtcctgtttggatacagaaacacttttaactcatatcatctaaatattataactttctcaaatttttatactaaatataataaacaatttaatttttttaaatcttaaaataataattatattaaaaaataatattttatttaatttatctaaaacaaTCTCACCTTACCATACTATCCAAATAAAGATTTGCTAAAAATAGCCCATTGCCGAGACCATTCCATTCCGAAAGAAAAGAACGACACCCGCAGGGGCATTTTAATTCCGTCGACGTTAGTCATAACATTGCCACCATAACACTATTAAGATTAAACGCGATAGACGTACACAACCTAATACACGTACACTAGAGGCTATAAGTTTTAGATTTAATGCAATTACATTATGTCTATCACATCCATAACATCCCATGAATATAATACTTATGATGTTACTGTTATTATTAGTTGACGCCTAAAATTAGCACAATAAGTCGAAATAggagaaaaaatcattttcgaTCCATTATGAAAATTTGAGCTTTGATCAGTGTGATATAGAGCTCCCAGTAGTAGTCCGTTGCGGTTGTATGGTGTCCATACATACCTCCATTGTAGTgagcaataaataaatacagaaaaaataaagagaatgaGACATACAAATTTACGTAGTTCGACACAAAATCCACTAAGCCTACGTCCACAAGAGTTTGAGGATGGGAGAGtccattataatatatttgttttacaatctctcataatATTTCATCCTCACTATACAATGAATATTGAAGATATATCTTCTGGTGGAGACATCGTTATTGGAGCTCCTATCATGAGGTTGAAGAAACCCCCCGGAAGAAGACTGACTCAAAGTTCCGGAAGTCGTCTGTGTCCCTTTTATCTCCTGCCCCTGCTTTACGTCTCTTCTCTCTTGTTTTATGTCACTTCTCTCATATTCCTCTTAACATTTTACACCCTCTAAGCCTTTTGTCtatttcatttctcttcttaTTATTCTCTCCTAACGAGTCTTCCTATCTTGGGCTGGGATTAAAAAACACCatagatctattttattttatcctttacatactatttcatttaataattaagaaaagtaAGATTTTTTCTCTCGACTCTCAAGTTAGATGCATTGGCATTTTGTCCAAAATATAgttttaacatgttatataaTAGATGGATTGATGCAAACcactattattttatcatcattttcttattatttattatgtagtattaaataattgaagatgatttatttatgtttaactTGTAGATCAATTATTTGATATCATGTTATTAAGGACAAGTTTAgaaagtgaaatgagatgataattttgtaaatagtagtaagataatttttaaatagtagcgtaaataatattttacggaattttggaaaagaagagaaaaaagttaaataaaaaatattataaagttaaaatattgttagaatatattttttaattttttttgagaatttaaaaaagttgaattgttttttatcttttatttgaaagtttagaaaagttgtaatgattagtttgaaaatatttatgtttgaatgatatttgagaaaaaaaatgagatgacatgaaaattttaaaatgaaaactttttccaaacaaattcTAAATGTTGAGAGAATAATGgtaaaatttctatataatatactcattatttttattgtattgtattatTGTGATATTactcataatttttatattactatttattttacaaaaataatataataatagttttaatgctatatttattttttaatctattatttaatatgataagaagatgataaaaaaaaatatttttctttaaaataatgaattaaaaaaaaaacgacagGAAGTTACCGGAAGGAATCCGTCATCCATGACGTGGGGAAATCTTGCATGCCAAGCCCTTCCAAGCCACTCGtacaaattctataaatatacgGTCCCACTCTACCCAGTTCGCATACTCACTAAAGCCTGAAGTCGGTTGCTTTCGATATTCTGAGGCCCGTAACAATGGCAGAGGAGGTGGTTCTGCTCGATTTTTGGGTTAGCATGTTTGGGATGAGGGTCAGGGTTGCCCTTGCTGAGAAGGGGATCAAGTATGAGTACAGGGAGGAAGACTTGAGGAACAAGAGCGATCTGCTTCTCCAGATGAATCCGGTTCACAAGAAAATCCCAGTTCTCATCCACAATGGGAAACCGATATGCGAGTCCTTAATCATTGTTCAATATATCGACGAGGTCTGGAACGACAAGTCTCCATTGTTGCCCTCTGATCCTTACAAGAGAGCTCAAGCTAGGTTCTGGGCTGATTTTGTTGATAAGAAGGTACATGTCTCTGCGATccctattttccttttttgtttgtaaGTGTCGCTTTAATTCCTTTTACGGCTTCATTTGTCCGACAGATTTTGCTGGGATCTAGCGTATTTTCTTTAttgatgtttgtttttttgttctttaaatTTAAGTCCATTATAGTAGTCAGAGCagctcaaatattttaatctattCATTTAAGTTTATTGTTTTGATTAGGCCGCTTTCATTTCTTGGGTATCACATATGTTGACTActtgattttttgtttggagtaACTAGGTCTATCAGTGTAGACTAGCAAgattccttttaaaaatatatcgtGACGTTAATACTTTCATCAGAATTCCATATTTTATCGGAAAGATTCAAGAAACGATTACGATTCTAGTACTGGAAATGTAATTTGGGTTAATTTACTATGAATCTCCTAGATTCGACAGACAGAGTCTTGATCTTCTATCTCGCAATCAACAGACTGAATTGAGCTTTTCTTTCTGGATTCTAAAAAAAGTATTTGGGGAATTGACGTGGAACTCGTGCTCTTATTGTCTTCCATCTGCTTCTGCAATTCTGTCCCAATTTCAGTctcttggttttaattttagGATGTCCTTGAACTCTAGCAGAGAGACTATTGGGAAATAATTTGACCcttggaactaagagattaccTTTCAGTCCAATGAACCAGAAATTTATGCTGTGGGCAAACTAACGTCATTCTATTTGCATTTGGGAGGAATTGTTCTGACATTGTTCATCCTAATCTATAATCTATGGAGAGTGGTAATACAATGTGCGTGCCAAGTGCAGGTGTATGAATCTGGGAGGAAACTATGGACCACAAAAGGAGAAGAGCACGGGGCGGCAAAGAAGGAGTTCCTTGAAATCTTGAAGACATTGGAGGAAGAGCTTGGTGAGAAGCCTTACTTTGGGGGTGAAACATTTGGGTTTGTGGATGTTGCTTTTGTCACTTTCTACAGCTGGTTCAATGCATTTGAGACATTTGGAGAATTCAGCATGGAGGCAGAGCACCCCAAGATTATTGCATGGGCCAAGAGATGCATGCAAAAGGAGAGTGTCGCCAAGACTCTTCCTGACCAGCAGAAGGTCTATGAATTTGTCCTGGGTATGAGGAAGAGGTTTTTAGGAGAGTAACGGTTTGGCCCGAACATTGATGGTATTTGCAGTGTTTAGGATGGCTTTCATGTGTCCGTTAAGCTTTGTTGGATACTTTAGTATCTCTGTTGAACGTTTTATCCAAAGCGCAGTATCTTTTATCATAACTAAGAAAGGCGCTTTGTTGTGTC
This window harbors:
- the LOC121266313 gene encoding probable glutathione S-transferase — encoded protein: MAEEVVLLDFWVSMFGMRVRVALAEKGIKYEYREEDLRNKSDLLLQMNPVHKKIPVLIHNGKPICESLIIVQYIDEVWNDKSPLLPSDPYKRAQARFWADFVDKKVYESGRKLWTTKGEEHGAAKKEFLEILKTLEEELGEKPYFGGETFGFVDVAFVTFYSWFNAFETFGEFSMEAEHPKIIAWAKRCMQKESVAKTLPDQQKVYEFVLGMRKRFLGE